The Candidatus Desulfofervidus auxilii region TGCGGTTGCTGGTAAGGGAGGCGTCGGCAAAACAACAATTGCGGGGACACTCGCAAGAATACTTGCAAAAGAGCGGGAAGTAATCGCAATAGATGCGGATCCTGCGATGAATTTGAGGTTTTCACTCGGAATAAAGGAGAATCCGAGACCAATTTCAGAATTAAAGGACTTAATTGTGGAGAGGACGGGTGCGAACACGGAGT contains the following coding sequences:
- a CDS encoding AAA family ATPase, producing MKIAVAGKGGVGKTTIAGTLARILAKEREVIAIDADPAMNLRFSLGIKENPRPISELKDLIVERTGANTE